The Nesterenkonia xinjiangensis genome contains a region encoding:
- a CDS encoding nuclear transport factor 2 family protein, with product MEETSMQSAKPPILRQDPAGFVRWFIDRSFDGSEPVEDIWDSCHTPDAVHVMNQKPIARARRVKQLRQWRLRESPYVLQIRDAVVEGDRLAVRYAILSGVLWELRMETEHIEFHRLGDDGRISGSASVSRSGYIWGEPRDPMVEVEGAVADAPLNALPGTPGDDIATYLHEYNRLVSDESVAADDVFETFHTPGADVRINRTLKHRSDMVAAIRRARKKGLSHSVEVHDVLRQGRRFAARYTMTPERRRGGGPTLAVFDVGRLASDGRVCSLHTMMQSSSGAWPS from the coding sequence ATGGAGGAGACGAGCATGCAGTCCGCGAAGCCCCCGATCCTGAGGCAGGATCCCGCCGGATTCGTGCGTTGGTTCATCGACAGGAGCTTCGACGGATCGGAGCCGGTCGAGGATATCTGGGACAGCTGTCACACACCGGATGCTGTGCATGTCATGAATCAGAAGCCGATCGCGCGCGCCCGGCGAGTCAAGCAGCTGCGTCAATGGCGACTTCGAGAGTCTCCGTACGTCCTGCAGATCCGTGATGCGGTGGTCGAAGGAGACCGGCTGGCCGTCCGATACGCGATTCTCTCCGGGGTCCTCTGGGAGTTGCGCATGGAGACCGAGCACATCGAGTTTCATCGGCTCGGAGATGACGGTCGCATCTCCGGTTCGGCATCTGTCTCACGCAGCGGCTACATCTGGGGTGAGCCGCGGGATCCTATGGTGGAGGTGGAGGGTGCGGTGGCTGATGCTCCGCTGAACGCCCTGCCGGGCACACCCGGGGACGACATCGCCACGTATCTGCACGAGTACAACCGGCTCGTCTCGGACGAATCGGTCGCTGCCGACGACGTCTTCGAGACGTTCCACACGCCCGGTGCCGACGTCAGGATCAACAGGACCCTCAAACACCGCTCTGACATGGTGGCGGCGATCAGACGGGCCCGCAAGAAGGGGCTCAGTCATTCCGTGGAGGTCCACGACGTCCTGCGTCAGGGTCGGCGTTTCGCCGCACGCTACACGATGACTCCGGAGCGGAGGCGGGGAGGCGGGCCGACGCTCGCTGTCTTCGATGTCGGACGTCTCGCGTCAG